In one window of Pieris brassicae chromosome 10, ilPieBrab1.1, whole genome shotgun sequence DNA:
- the LOC123714943 gene encoding protein MON2 homolog isoform X1: protein MAFVSAVTGDDSTRKFMDVLQNDFKTLSLETKKKYPQIREACDEAIEKLSLAANNPQASLYGVVNQILYPLVQGCESKDVKIIKFCLGTIQRLIAQQGIDAKGARHIVDCLFNLGQANTLELKLLQTAALLMTTSDLVHGDTLARTMVLCMKMVAACEGRDVSTSHAAAATVRQLVALVFERALAEADGTLKVNPADVRIQTNQKAPKDLKPCAVDAYLILQDIIQLINGDAANWLVGISDVPKTFGLELLDTVLTDFSPVFFKITEFRFLLKEHVCALIIRLFSPNVKYRAAFTAPHIPGGGAVGTPPAPDRPHFPVTMRLLRLVSIILHKYHDLLVTECEIFLSLTIKFLDPDKPLWQRALALEVLHKMTIQPDLLKSFCECYDMRPHATNIFQDIVNALGAYVQSLFVAANVNTQPGSTGVPQQAGFYWKGVWLPLCVIFEPGTAKSVYIEMLDRTEAPTIQDGYGISVAYACLIEIIRSIAISVEGEEYYRLQELYDDNQNDNDEKEVNSNTKAISNKDTNETETREITKNGHSESDQNSNIVRKDSETDDKDRQLSLQLIKSSWCGLVWGLSVLAEASIGELENILCAIQTLARVSGKVGVTNARDACIGALCRCALPAQYCVPVLGALAALACPWPAARAQPSPQADLRHHVVWVGTPLPCAQPPGQQQSFVMVTSRHVTAMRALLQAARRDGDTMQQAWLPVLTTLQHLVWILGLKPSTGGSMKASRASADANAVMSTSAVMADLPGQQVPVAESLGVMSGIDISLSAMLSRVFEASKNLDDVALHHLIDALCKLSNEAMDLAYSNREPSLFAVAKLLETGLANMHRIEVMWRPITNHLLEVCQHPHIRMREWGVEAITYLVQAAFQYHHNNPALVTEARERLILEPLAELCNVRHCDVRARQLECAARLLHSRGEQLGAAWPLMMEIISAICDQHSEQLVRSAFQCAQLVAGDLLGCAGPRCLRRVLAAAAAFARQTKELNISLTAVGLMWNISDYLYHKRDKLSVALANEAAACPEYPDLPPLDRLWMCLYVRLSELCTEPRAPVRRAASQTLFSCIGAHGTLLSKPAWRALLNILFPMLQQVQKQSNIASSEKVDTGEHILIHHTRNTAQKQWAETQVLTLSGVSRVFHSRFQLLTSVGDFQRSWTALLDFIVDFALRKSHEVSVAALKSFQEVVTAAGRVESESAASNKRIWSAAWAAWTSIASNLHSDTAARTVPEEGKPVELYSPSLNFLTTLVQIFPLIFQHIRPSFTPKDVEQLGQCLCKVCSVEPSASALDGLGTGTPASMHALHCLDTVHKEALVRHELLPAMFSALTSLADVVSSQAAASARCLSAAAALYRAAPAPSKHILPHLLQALHTAVKKCSPEKRRRNSERERDQPDETAQIATLLLQVLATGLPLAREKPDDYKEFWEILPGVLETFMFEPPVGCGGQAREVVCVIRDEVLGGSPRAPAHAARRALHLVRAGSMHANHAAKNEQELREREEFARACFETLLQFSMLEDVDSIAAGDEDADPLAIMPLLDRFQEVISKYSSEDDSEPLSRHQLSEISFVLKAIATLTDAMKRAPPAKVDATAWQKLIGIYPLIVGLAAGGRASGPGGSGPAVREALLQFGGLLAAPP, encoded by the exons ATGGCATTTGTGAGTGCAGTTACCGGTGATGACTCCACGAGAAAATTTATGGACGTCTTGCAGAATGATTTCAAGACACTTAGCTTGGAAACCAAGAAAAAATATCCCCAGATAAGAGAg GCATGTGATGAAGCAATAGAAAAGCTATCCCTAGCTGCCAATAATCCGCAGGCTTCATTGTATGGAGTTGTCAATCAAATACTATATCCTCTTGTACAAGGTTGTGAGTCAAAAGATGTGAAGATTATAAAg TTCTGTCTGGGCACTATTCAACGCCTGATTGCCCAACAAGGCATTGATGCCAAAGGAGCCAGGCATATAGTTGACTGCTTGTTCAACTTGGGCCAGGCAAATACACTTGAGCTGAAGTTATTACAAACAGCTGCATTGCTTATGACTACCTCTGATCTAGTACATGGGGATACTTTAGCTAGG ACAATGGTCCTGTGTATGAAAATGGTGGCAGCCTGTGAGGGTCGAGATGTGAGCACAAGTCATGCTGCAGCGGCCACTGTGAGGCAACTTGTTGCTTTAGTCTTCGAGAGGGCACTTGCTGAGGCAGATg gcACACTGAAAGTGAATCCTGCTGATGTCAGAATACAAACGAATCAAAAAGCTCCAAAGGATCTTAAACCTTGTGCTGTTGATGCCTATCTTATTTTACAG gatATCATACAATTAATCAATGGTGATGCTGCAAACTGGCTTGTTGGAATATCTGATGTTCCAAAGACGTTTGGCTTGGAATTGCTTGATACTGTACTTACTGATTTTTCACCTGTGTTCTTTaaa ataacagaatttagatttttactgAAGGAGCATGTATGTGCATTGATAATCAGGCTGTTTTCGCCAAATGTTAAGTACAG GGCAGCGTTTACTGCCCCCCATATACCAGGTGGTGGAGCGGTGGGAACCCCTCCCGCCCCAGATAGACCCCACTTTCCTGTTACTATGAGATTGCTTCGCTTGGTTTCTATCATACTGcacaagtatcacgatttacTG gtgACCGAGTGTGAGATATTCTTatctttaacaataaaattcttGGATCCGGACAAACCGTTATGGCAAAGAGCGCTCGCTTTGGAAGTGCTACATAAAATGACTATACAACCTG ATCTTCTCAAATCTTTCTGCGAGTGTTACGACATGCGTCCGCACGCAACGAACATCTTTCAAGATATCGTGAACGCGCTGGGCGCGTACGTCCAAAGTTTGTTCGTCGCTGCCAATGTTAATACTCAACCTG GATCAACCGGGGTTCCTCAACAAGCTGGTTTTTATTGGAAAGGTGTATGGCTACCGCTTTGCGTCATCTTCGAGCCTGGTACTGCAAAGTCTGTTTA CATAGAAATGCTCGATCGAACAGAAGCCCCCACAATCCAAGATGGCTACGGCATATCAGTTGCCTACGCATGTCTTATAGAGATAATTCGGTCCATCGCTATTAGTGTTGAAGGTGAAGAGTATTATAG GTTACAGGAACTGTATGATGATAATCAAAACGACAATGATGAGAAGGAAGTAAATTCTAATACCAAAGCTATTAGTAATAAAG acacAAATGAGACCGAGACCAGAGAAATAACGAAGAACGGACATAGTGAGTCTGATCAGAACTCGAATATAGTTAGGAAGGATTCTGAAACGGATGACAAAGATCGGCAGCTTAGCTTACAG CTTATAAAGTCATCTTGGTGTGGTTTAGTTTGGGGTTTATCAGTACTTGCAGAGGCCAGTATTGGAGAACTGGAGAATATTTTGTGTGCCATACAGACGCTTGCGAGAGTCAGCGGGAAG GTGGGTGTAACAAACGCTCGCGATGCGTGTATAGGCGCTCTATGTCGTTGCGCTTTACCGGCTCAGTACTGTGTGCCTGTGTTAGGTGCATTAGCGGCATTAGCGTGTCCGTGGCCCGCTGCGCGTGCGCAACCCTCTCCACAGGCTGATCTGAGACATCATGTTGTATGGGTCGGGACTCCCTTACCCTGTGCGCAGCCACCTG GCCAGCAGCAGTCGTTCGTGATGGTGACCTCTCGTCACGTCACAGCAATGCGTGCCCTGCTTCAGGCGGCACGCCGGGATGGAGACACTATGCAACAAGCTTGGCTTCCGGTTCTTACTACGCTACAGCATCTG GTATGGATCCTAGGTCTGAAGCCGTCGACAGGTGGGAGTATGAAAGCCAGTCGTGCAAGTGCCGACGCCAATGCTGTCATGAGCACTTCCGCTGTCATGGCTGACCTTCCtg GTCAGCAAGTTCCCGTGGCGGAATCTCTGGGAGTAATGAGCGGTATTGATATCT CTCTATCGGCAATGTTATCGAGAGTGTTCGAGGCTTCAAAGAATCTGGATGATGTTGCTTTGCACCACTTGATTGATGCTCTATGTAAATTGTCCAATGAGGCTATGGATCTGGCATATTCGAATAGG GAGCCATCATTGTTCGCGGTGGCAAAACTTTTGGAGACAGGGCTGGCAAACATGCATAGGATCGAAGTGATGTGGAGACCTATTACTAATCATTTACTTGAA GTGTGTCAACATCCACACATACGCATGAGAGAATGGGGAGTAGAAGCCATCACTTACCTTGTCCAAGCCGCATTTCAATATCATCACAATAACCCTGCGTTAGTTACAGAG GCCCGCGAGCGCCTTATACTTGAACCACTAGCAGAATTATGTAATGTACGTCATTGCGACGTACGCGCTCGTCAGTTAGAATGCGCGGCGAGATTATTACACTCCCGCGGGGAGCAGCTCGGTGCCGCTTGGCCCTTGATGATGGAGATCATTTCTGCTATATGTGATCAACATAG CGAACAATTAGTACGGTCAGCATTTCAATGTGCGCAACTAGTAGCCGGAGACTTATTAGGATGTGCGGGACCCCGGTGCTTACGCCGTGTGCTAGCTGCCGCTGCGGCCTTTGCCAGGCAGACCAAGGAGCTCAATATTAGCCTTACAGCTGTTGGTCTTATG TGGAATATATCAGACTATTTATACCACAAGCGGGATAAATTGTCTGTGGCCCTCGCGAACGAAGCGGCCGCTTGTCCGGAATATCCCGATTTACCACCTCTGGACAGACTTTGGATGTGTCTTTACGTACGACTTA GTGAGCTATGTACGGAACCGCGAGCTCCAGTGCGTCGTGCAGCCAGTCAGACATTATTCAGCTGTATCGGAGCACACGGGACCCTATTGAGCAAACCCGCGTGGAGAGCATTACTTAATATACTCTTCCCTATGTTGCAACAG GTACAAAAACAGTCGAACATTGCGAGTTCGGAAAAAGTTGATACAGGAGAACATATCTTGATACATCACACCAGAAACACAGCGCAGAAGCAATGGGCCGAAACACAG GTTCTAACCCTATCGGGTGTGTCTCGTGTGTTCCACTCGAGGTTCCAGTTATTGACTTCCGTTGGGGATTTCCAGAGGTCGTGGACGGCACTGTTAGACTTTATTGTTGATTTTGCACTAAGGAAGAGTCACGAG gTATCAGTAGCAGCGTTAAAGTCATTCCAAGAGGTGGTGACGGCAGCAGGTCGTGTTGAAAGTGAGAGTGCGGCCAGCAACAAACGCATTTGGTCTGCTGCGTGGGCTGCTTGGACCAGTATAGCGTCTAACCTGCATTCTGATACAGCCGCTAGGACAG TGCCAGAGGAGGGTAAACCTGTTGAGTTGTATTCGCCATCACTGAATTTCCTTACTACTCTTGTGCAGATCTTCCCTCTCATCTTCCAACATATACGACCATC tTTTACCCCAAAAGACGTAGAGCAACTCGGCCAATGTCTATGCAAAGTGTGCAGTGTTGAACCGTCCGCATCCGCACTTGACGGCCTCGGTACGGGCACGCCCGCTAGTATGCACGCGCTGCATTGCCTCGACACTGTACATAAG GAGGCCCTAGTCCGCCATGAGTTATTACCAGCGATGTTCTCAGCACTAACATCTCTTGCGGATGTCGTAAGCTCCCAAGCGGCAGCAAGTGCCCGTTGTCTTTCCGCTGCCGCAGCGCTGTACCGGGCTGCGCCTGCGCCGAGTAAACATATTCTACCGCACTTACTGCAG gCTCTTCACACAGCAGTAAAGAAGTGCAGTCCTGAGAAACGAAGACGGAACAGCGAGAGAGAAAGAGATCAACCGGATGAGACGGCGCAAATTGCTACATTGTTGTTGCAG GTTCTGGCCACTGGGTTACCGTTAGCGAGAGAAAAGCCTGACGATTACAAAGAGTTCTGGGAAATATTGCCCGGCGTGCTCGAAACGTTTATGTTTGAACCACc TGTGGGGTGCGGCGGCCAAGCCCGTGAAGTCGTATGTGTGATCCGCGATGAAGTGTTGGGCGGTTCCCCTCGAGCACCCGCCCATGCCGCTAGACGCGCCCTGCATCTCGTCAGAGCGGGATCCATGCATGCCAACCACGCTGCTA aaAACGAGCAAGAACTACGGGAACGTGAGGAATTTGCCCGAGCGTGCTTTGAGACTTTATTGCAGTTCTCGATGTTGGAAGATGTCGATTCTATCGCAGCCGGAGATG AAGACGCAGACCCACTAGCCATAATGCCACTTCTAGACCGGTTTCAAGAAGTCATCTCGAAATACAGTTCTGAAGACGATTCAGAACCTTTATCCAG ACATCAGCTGTCTGAGATTTCGTTTGTCCTAAAAGCGATAGCGACCCTCACTGATGCCATGAAGCGAGCGCCGCCCGCAAAAGTAGACGCTACGGCCTGGCAGAAGCTTATAG GTATATACCCGCTGATAGTGGGTCTGGCAGCGGGGGGACGTGCCTCGGGGCCCGGTGGTTCAGGGCCCGCAGTGCGAGAAGCCCTCCTGCAGTTCGGGGGTCTTCTCGCTGCGCCGCCCTAG
- the LOC123714943 gene encoding protein MON2 homolog isoform X2 produces MAFVSAVTGDDSTRKFMDVLQNDFKTLSLETKKKYPQIREACDEAIEKLSLAANNPQASLYGVVNQILYPLVQGCESKDVKIIKFCLGTIQRLIAQQGIDAKGARHIVDCLFNLGQANTLELKLLQTAALLMTTSDLVHGDTLARTMVLCMKMVAACEGRDVSTSHAAAATVRQLVALVFERALAEADGTLKVNPADVRIQTNQKAPKDLKPCAVDAYLILQDIIQLINGDAANWLVGISDVPKTFGLELLDTVLTDFSPVFFKITEFRFLLKEHVCALIIRLFSPNVKYRAAFTAPHIPGGGAVGTPPAPDRPHFPVTMRLLRLVSIILHKYHDLLVTECEIFLSLTIKFLDPDKPLWQRALALEVLHKMTIQPDLLKSFCECYDMRPHATNIFQDIVNALGAYVQSLFVAANVNTQPGSTGVPQQAGFYWKGVWLPLCVIFEPGTAKSVYIEMLDRTEAPTIQDGYGISVAYACLIEIIRSIAISVEGEEYYRLQELYDDNQNDNDEKEVNSNTKAISNKDTNETETREITKNGHSESDQNSNIVRKDSETDDKDRQLSLQLIKSSWCGLVWGLSVLAEASIGELENILCAIQTLARVSGKVGVTNARDACIGALCRCALPAQYCVPVLGALAALACPWPAARAQPSPQADLRHHVVWVGTPLPCAQPPGQQQSFVMVTSRHVTAMRALLQAARRDGDTMQQAWLPVLTTLQHLVWILGLKPSTGGSMKASRASADANAVMSTSAVMADLPGQQVPVAESLGVMSALSAMLSRVFEASKNLDDVALHHLIDALCKLSNEAMDLAYSNREPSLFAVAKLLETGLANMHRIEVMWRPITNHLLEVCQHPHIRMREWGVEAITYLVQAAFQYHHNNPALVTEARERLILEPLAELCNVRHCDVRARQLECAARLLHSRGEQLGAAWPLMMEIISAICDQHSEQLVRSAFQCAQLVAGDLLGCAGPRCLRRVLAAAAAFARQTKELNISLTAVGLMWNISDYLYHKRDKLSVALANEAAACPEYPDLPPLDRLWMCLYVRLSELCTEPRAPVRRAASQTLFSCIGAHGTLLSKPAWRALLNILFPMLQQVQKQSNIASSEKVDTGEHILIHHTRNTAQKQWAETQVLTLSGVSRVFHSRFQLLTSVGDFQRSWTALLDFIVDFALRKSHEVSVAALKSFQEVVTAAGRVESESAASNKRIWSAAWAAWTSIASNLHSDTAARTVPEEGKPVELYSPSLNFLTTLVQIFPLIFQHIRPSFTPKDVEQLGQCLCKVCSVEPSASALDGLGTGTPASMHALHCLDTVHKEALVRHELLPAMFSALTSLADVVSSQAAASARCLSAAAALYRAAPAPSKHILPHLLQALHTAVKKCSPEKRRRNSERERDQPDETAQIATLLLQVLATGLPLAREKPDDYKEFWEILPGVLETFMFEPPVGCGGQAREVVCVIRDEVLGGSPRAPAHAARRALHLVRAGSMHANHAAKNEQELREREEFARACFETLLQFSMLEDVDSIAAGDEDADPLAIMPLLDRFQEVISKYSSEDDSEPLSRHQLSEISFVLKAIATLTDAMKRAPPAKVDATAWQKLIGIYPLIVGLAAGGRASGPGGSGPAVREALLQFGGLLAAPP; encoded by the exons ATGGCATTTGTGAGTGCAGTTACCGGTGATGACTCCACGAGAAAATTTATGGACGTCTTGCAGAATGATTTCAAGACACTTAGCTTGGAAACCAAGAAAAAATATCCCCAGATAAGAGAg GCATGTGATGAAGCAATAGAAAAGCTATCCCTAGCTGCCAATAATCCGCAGGCTTCATTGTATGGAGTTGTCAATCAAATACTATATCCTCTTGTACAAGGTTGTGAGTCAAAAGATGTGAAGATTATAAAg TTCTGTCTGGGCACTATTCAACGCCTGATTGCCCAACAAGGCATTGATGCCAAAGGAGCCAGGCATATAGTTGACTGCTTGTTCAACTTGGGCCAGGCAAATACACTTGAGCTGAAGTTATTACAAACAGCTGCATTGCTTATGACTACCTCTGATCTAGTACATGGGGATACTTTAGCTAGG ACAATGGTCCTGTGTATGAAAATGGTGGCAGCCTGTGAGGGTCGAGATGTGAGCACAAGTCATGCTGCAGCGGCCACTGTGAGGCAACTTGTTGCTTTAGTCTTCGAGAGGGCACTTGCTGAGGCAGATg gcACACTGAAAGTGAATCCTGCTGATGTCAGAATACAAACGAATCAAAAAGCTCCAAAGGATCTTAAACCTTGTGCTGTTGATGCCTATCTTATTTTACAG gatATCATACAATTAATCAATGGTGATGCTGCAAACTGGCTTGTTGGAATATCTGATGTTCCAAAGACGTTTGGCTTGGAATTGCTTGATACTGTACTTACTGATTTTTCACCTGTGTTCTTTaaa ataacagaatttagatttttactgAAGGAGCATGTATGTGCATTGATAATCAGGCTGTTTTCGCCAAATGTTAAGTACAG GGCAGCGTTTACTGCCCCCCATATACCAGGTGGTGGAGCGGTGGGAACCCCTCCCGCCCCAGATAGACCCCACTTTCCTGTTACTATGAGATTGCTTCGCTTGGTTTCTATCATACTGcacaagtatcacgatttacTG gtgACCGAGTGTGAGATATTCTTatctttaacaataaaattcttGGATCCGGACAAACCGTTATGGCAAAGAGCGCTCGCTTTGGAAGTGCTACATAAAATGACTATACAACCTG ATCTTCTCAAATCTTTCTGCGAGTGTTACGACATGCGTCCGCACGCAACGAACATCTTTCAAGATATCGTGAACGCGCTGGGCGCGTACGTCCAAAGTTTGTTCGTCGCTGCCAATGTTAATACTCAACCTG GATCAACCGGGGTTCCTCAACAAGCTGGTTTTTATTGGAAAGGTGTATGGCTACCGCTTTGCGTCATCTTCGAGCCTGGTACTGCAAAGTCTGTTTA CATAGAAATGCTCGATCGAACAGAAGCCCCCACAATCCAAGATGGCTACGGCATATCAGTTGCCTACGCATGTCTTATAGAGATAATTCGGTCCATCGCTATTAGTGTTGAAGGTGAAGAGTATTATAG GTTACAGGAACTGTATGATGATAATCAAAACGACAATGATGAGAAGGAAGTAAATTCTAATACCAAAGCTATTAGTAATAAAG acacAAATGAGACCGAGACCAGAGAAATAACGAAGAACGGACATAGTGAGTCTGATCAGAACTCGAATATAGTTAGGAAGGATTCTGAAACGGATGACAAAGATCGGCAGCTTAGCTTACAG CTTATAAAGTCATCTTGGTGTGGTTTAGTTTGGGGTTTATCAGTACTTGCAGAGGCCAGTATTGGAGAACTGGAGAATATTTTGTGTGCCATACAGACGCTTGCGAGAGTCAGCGGGAAG GTGGGTGTAACAAACGCTCGCGATGCGTGTATAGGCGCTCTATGTCGTTGCGCTTTACCGGCTCAGTACTGTGTGCCTGTGTTAGGTGCATTAGCGGCATTAGCGTGTCCGTGGCCCGCTGCGCGTGCGCAACCCTCTCCACAGGCTGATCTGAGACATCATGTTGTATGGGTCGGGACTCCCTTACCCTGTGCGCAGCCACCTG GCCAGCAGCAGTCGTTCGTGATGGTGACCTCTCGTCACGTCACAGCAATGCGTGCCCTGCTTCAGGCGGCACGCCGGGATGGAGACACTATGCAACAAGCTTGGCTTCCGGTTCTTACTACGCTACAGCATCTG GTATGGATCCTAGGTCTGAAGCCGTCGACAGGTGGGAGTATGAAAGCCAGTCGTGCAAGTGCCGACGCCAATGCTGTCATGAGCACTTCCGCTGTCATGGCTGACCTTCCtg GTCAGCAAGTTCCCGTGGCGGAATCTCTGGGAGTAATGAGCG CTCTATCGGCAATGTTATCGAGAGTGTTCGAGGCTTCAAAGAATCTGGATGATGTTGCTTTGCACCACTTGATTGATGCTCTATGTAAATTGTCCAATGAGGCTATGGATCTGGCATATTCGAATAGG GAGCCATCATTGTTCGCGGTGGCAAAACTTTTGGAGACAGGGCTGGCAAACATGCATAGGATCGAAGTGATGTGGAGACCTATTACTAATCATTTACTTGAA GTGTGTCAACATCCACACATACGCATGAGAGAATGGGGAGTAGAAGCCATCACTTACCTTGTCCAAGCCGCATTTCAATATCATCACAATAACCCTGCGTTAGTTACAGAG GCCCGCGAGCGCCTTATACTTGAACCACTAGCAGAATTATGTAATGTACGTCATTGCGACGTACGCGCTCGTCAGTTAGAATGCGCGGCGAGATTATTACACTCCCGCGGGGAGCAGCTCGGTGCCGCTTGGCCCTTGATGATGGAGATCATTTCTGCTATATGTGATCAACATAG CGAACAATTAGTACGGTCAGCATTTCAATGTGCGCAACTAGTAGCCGGAGACTTATTAGGATGTGCGGGACCCCGGTGCTTACGCCGTGTGCTAGCTGCCGCTGCGGCCTTTGCCAGGCAGACCAAGGAGCTCAATATTAGCCTTACAGCTGTTGGTCTTATG TGGAATATATCAGACTATTTATACCACAAGCGGGATAAATTGTCTGTGGCCCTCGCGAACGAAGCGGCCGCTTGTCCGGAATATCCCGATTTACCACCTCTGGACAGACTTTGGATGTGTCTTTACGTACGACTTA GTGAGCTATGTACGGAACCGCGAGCTCCAGTGCGTCGTGCAGCCAGTCAGACATTATTCAGCTGTATCGGAGCACACGGGACCCTATTGAGCAAACCCGCGTGGAGAGCATTACTTAATATACTCTTCCCTATGTTGCAACAG GTACAAAAACAGTCGAACATTGCGAGTTCGGAAAAAGTTGATACAGGAGAACATATCTTGATACATCACACCAGAAACACAGCGCAGAAGCAATGGGCCGAAACACAG GTTCTAACCCTATCGGGTGTGTCTCGTGTGTTCCACTCGAGGTTCCAGTTATTGACTTCCGTTGGGGATTTCCAGAGGTCGTGGACGGCACTGTTAGACTTTATTGTTGATTTTGCACTAAGGAAGAGTCACGAG gTATCAGTAGCAGCGTTAAAGTCATTCCAAGAGGTGGTGACGGCAGCAGGTCGTGTTGAAAGTGAGAGTGCGGCCAGCAACAAACGCATTTGGTCTGCTGCGTGGGCTGCTTGGACCAGTATAGCGTCTAACCTGCATTCTGATACAGCCGCTAGGACAG TGCCAGAGGAGGGTAAACCTGTTGAGTTGTATTCGCCATCACTGAATTTCCTTACTACTCTTGTGCAGATCTTCCCTCTCATCTTCCAACATATACGACCATC tTTTACCCCAAAAGACGTAGAGCAACTCGGCCAATGTCTATGCAAAGTGTGCAGTGTTGAACCGTCCGCATCCGCACTTGACGGCCTCGGTACGGGCACGCCCGCTAGTATGCACGCGCTGCATTGCCTCGACACTGTACATAAG GAGGCCCTAGTCCGCCATGAGTTATTACCAGCGATGTTCTCAGCACTAACATCTCTTGCGGATGTCGTAAGCTCCCAAGCGGCAGCAAGTGCCCGTTGTCTTTCCGCTGCCGCAGCGCTGTACCGGGCTGCGCCTGCGCCGAGTAAACATATTCTACCGCACTTACTGCAG gCTCTTCACACAGCAGTAAAGAAGTGCAGTCCTGAGAAACGAAGACGGAACAGCGAGAGAGAAAGAGATCAACCGGATGAGACGGCGCAAATTGCTACATTGTTGTTGCAG GTTCTGGCCACTGGGTTACCGTTAGCGAGAGAAAAGCCTGACGATTACAAAGAGTTCTGGGAAATATTGCCCGGCGTGCTCGAAACGTTTATGTTTGAACCACc TGTGGGGTGCGGCGGCCAAGCCCGTGAAGTCGTATGTGTGATCCGCGATGAAGTGTTGGGCGGTTCCCCTCGAGCACCCGCCCATGCCGCTAGACGCGCCCTGCATCTCGTCAGAGCGGGATCCATGCATGCCAACCACGCTGCTA aaAACGAGCAAGAACTACGGGAACGTGAGGAATTTGCCCGAGCGTGCTTTGAGACTTTATTGCAGTTCTCGATGTTGGAAGATGTCGATTCTATCGCAGCCGGAGATG AAGACGCAGACCCACTAGCCATAATGCCACTTCTAGACCGGTTTCAAGAAGTCATCTCGAAATACAGTTCTGAAGACGATTCAGAACCTTTATCCAG ACATCAGCTGTCTGAGATTTCGTTTGTCCTAAAAGCGATAGCGACCCTCACTGATGCCATGAAGCGAGCGCCGCCCGCAAAAGTAGACGCTACGGCCTGGCAGAAGCTTATAG GTATATACCCGCTGATAGTGGGTCTGGCAGCGGGGGGACGTGCCTCGGGGCCCGGTGGTTCAGGGCCCGCAGTGCGAGAAGCCCTCCTGCAGTTCGGGGGTCTTCTCGCTGCGCCGCCCTAG